The following are encoded together in the Streptomyces flavofungini genome:
- a CDS encoding roadblock/LC7 domain-containing protein, with translation MSQAAQNLNWLITNFVDNTPGVSHTVVVSADGLLLAMSEGFPRDRADQLAAVASGLTSLTAGASRIFEGGAVTQTVVEMERGFLFIMSVSDGSSLAVLAHPECDIGLVGYEMALLVDRAGTVLTPDLRAELQGSLLH, from the coding sequence ATGAGCCAGGCGGCACAGAACCTGAACTGGTTGATCACCAACTTCGTGGACAACACCCCCGGGGTGTCCCACACGGTCGTGGTCTCCGCCGACGGCCTGCTTCTCGCGATGTCCGAGGGCTTTCCGCGCGACCGCGCCGACCAGCTCGCGGCCGTCGCCTCCGGCCTGACCTCCCTCACCGCCGGGGCCTCCCGGATCTTCGAGGGCGGCGCGGTCACGCAGACCGTGGTGGAGATGGAGCGCGGCTTCCTGTTCATCATGTCCGTCTCGGACGGTTCGTCGCTCGCCGTCCTCGCGCACCCCGAGTGCGACATCGGCCTCGTCGGCTACGAGATGGCTCTCCTCGTCGACCGCGCGGGCACCGTCCTCACCCCGGACCTGCGCGCCGAGCTCCAGGGCAGCCTGCTCCACTAG
- the gltX gene encoding glutamate--tRNA ligase produces MANAVRVRFCPSPTGNPHVGLVRTALFNWAYARHNEGTLVFRIEDTDAARDSEESYEQLLDSMRWLGFDWDEGPEVGGPHAPYRQSQRMDIYRDVAAKLLDAGHAYPCYCTTEELDARREAARAAGKPSGYDGHCRDLTAEQKQAYEAEGRSHIVRFRMPDEATTFTDLVRGEITVQAENVTDYGIVRANGAPLYTLVNPVDDALMEITHVLRGEDLLSSTPRQIALYKALIELGIARTIPEFGHLPYVMGEGNKKLSKRDPQASLNLYRERGFLPEGLLNYLSLLGWSFSADQDVFSIPEMVAKFDLADVNANPARFDLKKAEAINADHIRMLDVKAFAEACAPWLKAPHAPWAPDAFDQEKWDAIAPHAQTRLKVLSEITDNVDFLFLPEPVFDEASWTKAMKEGSDALLRTAREKLDAADWTSAESLKEAVLAAGEAHGLKLGKAQAPVRVAVTGRTVGLPLFESLEILGKEKALARVDAALAKLTA; encoded by the coding sequence GTGGCTAACGCGGTACGCGTACGTTTCTGTCCCTCCCCGACCGGCAACCCCCACGTGGGCCTGGTCCGCACCGCCCTGTTCAACTGGGCCTACGCCCGGCACAACGAGGGCACCCTGGTCTTCCGCATCGAGGACACCGACGCGGCCCGTGACTCCGAGGAGTCCTACGAGCAGCTCCTGGACTCCATGCGCTGGCTGGGCTTCGACTGGGACGAGGGCCCCGAGGTCGGCGGCCCGCACGCGCCGTACCGGCAGTCGCAGCGCATGGACATCTACCGGGACGTCGCGGCCAAGCTCCTCGACGCCGGCCACGCCTACCCCTGCTACTGCACCACCGAGGAGCTGGACGCCCGCCGCGAGGCCGCTCGCGCCGCCGGCAAGCCGTCCGGCTACGACGGCCACTGCCGCGACCTGACCGCCGAGCAGAAGCAGGCGTACGAGGCCGAGGGCCGCAGCCACATCGTGCGCTTCCGGATGCCCGACGAGGCCACCACCTTCACCGACCTGGTGCGCGGCGAGATCACCGTCCAGGCCGAGAACGTCACCGACTACGGCATCGTGCGTGCCAACGGCGCCCCGCTGTACACGCTGGTCAACCCGGTCGACGACGCCCTCATGGAGATCACCCACGTGCTCCGCGGCGAGGACCTGCTCTCCTCGACCCCGCGCCAGATCGCGCTCTACAAGGCGCTGATCGAGCTGGGCATCGCACGGACGATCCCCGAGTTCGGCCACCTCCCGTACGTGATGGGCGAGGGCAACAAGAAGCTCTCCAAGCGCGACCCCCAGGCCTCGCTCAACCTCTACCGCGAGCGCGGCTTCCTGCCCGAGGGCCTGCTGAACTACCTGTCCCTCCTGGGCTGGTCCTTCTCCGCCGACCAGGACGTCTTCTCGATCCCCGAGATGGTCGCGAAGTTCGACCTCGCGGACGTGAACGCCAACCCGGCCCGCTTCGACCTGAAGAAGGCCGAGGCGATCAACGCCGACCACATCCGGATGCTGGACGTGAAGGCCTTCGCCGAGGCCTGCGCCCCCTGGCTCAAGGCCCCGCACGCCCCCTGGGCGCCGGACGCCTTCGACCAGGAGAAGTGGGACGCGATCGCCCCGCACGCCCAGACCCGTCTGAAGGTCCTCTCCGAGATCACGGACAACGTCGACTTCCTGTTCCTGCCGGAGCCGGTCTTCGACGAGGCGTCCTGGACGAAGGCGATGAAGGAGGGCAGCGACGCCCTGCTCCGCACCGCCCGCGAGAAGCTGGACGCGGCCGACTGGACCTCGGCGGAGTCCCTCAAGGAGGCCGTCCTGGCCGCGGGCGAGGCCCACGGCCTGAAGCTCGGCAAGGCGCAGGCCCCGGTACGCGTCGCGGTCACCGGCCGCACGGTCGGCCTGCCGCTCTTCGAGTCCCTGGAGATCCTGGGCAAGGAGAAGGCACTGGCCCGCGTCGACGCGGCCCTGGCCAAGCTCACCGCGTAA
- a CDS encoding GTP-binding protein, which yields MDFASSNGGGYAGSDEGSGRSTTSAKIVVAGGFGVGKTTFVGAVSEINPLRTEAVMTSASAGIDDLTHTGDKTTTTVAMDFGRITLDQDLILYLFGTPGQDRFWFMWDDLVRGAIGAVVLVDTRRLADCFPAVDYFENSGLPFVIALNGFDGHQPYTPDEVREALQIGPGTPIITTDARHRADAKSGLITLVEHALMARLK from the coding sequence GTGGACTTCGCAAGCTCTAACGGGGGCGGCTACGCGGGCTCCGACGAAGGGTCCGGCCGGTCCACCACGTCCGCCAAGATCGTGGTGGCGGGCGGCTTCGGCGTGGGCAAGACCACGTTCGTCGGCGCGGTCTCGGAGATCAACCCGCTGCGCACCGAGGCCGTGATGACGTCCGCGTCCGCGGGCATCGACGACCTCACGCACACCGGTGACAAGACCACCACGACGGTGGCGATGGATTTCGGCCGCATCACGCTCGACCAGGATCTGATCCTGTACCTGTTCGGCACGCCCGGACAGGACCGGTTCTGGTTCATGTGGGACGACCTGGTGCGGGGTGCGATCGGCGCCGTCGTGCTCGTCGACACCCGGCGTCTGGCCGACTGTTTCCCGGCCGTGGACTACTTCGAGAACTCCGGGCTGCCCTTCGTCATCGCCCTCAACGGCTTCGACGGCCACCAGCCGTACACCCCCGACGAAGTGCGCGAAGCACTGCAGATCGGACCGGGCACACCCATCATCACCACCGACGCCCGGCACCGTGCGGACGCAAAGAGTGGCCTGATCACACTGGTTGAGCACGCACTTATGGCACGTCTCAAGTAG
- a CDS encoding HAD family hydrolase: MPIRAERIKAVVWDIDDTIFDYAHADTEGMRAHLVAEDLLAGYGTAEEALALWKETTERHWGRFGAGEVDFETQRRDRVRDFVGAALDDTEADAWFARYRVHYEAAWALFPDTLPALDALAGRYRHAVLSNSAHVVQDHKLRALGVRDRFEALLCAADLGVSKPAAEAFHAVCEALDLAPAEIAYVGDQPEIDARGARDAGLLGIWVDRNGSAREGPSGVHRIGGLAELPALLLADTRFGAPSTFG, from the coding sequence ATGCCGATCAGAGCCGAGCGGATCAAAGCCGTGGTCTGGGACATCGACGACACGATCTTCGACTACGCGCACGCCGACACCGAGGGCATGCGCGCCCACCTCGTCGCCGAGGACCTCCTGGCCGGGTACGGCACCGCCGAGGAGGCCCTCGCGCTGTGGAAGGAGACCACCGAGCGCCACTGGGGCCGCTTCGGCGCCGGTGAGGTGGACTTCGAGACGCAGCGCCGTGACCGGGTGCGCGACTTCGTGGGGGCCGCGCTCGACGACACCGAGGCCGACGCCTGGTTCGCCCGCTACCGCGTGCACTACGAAGCCGCCTGGGCCCTCTTCCCGGACACCCTGCCGGCCCTGGACGCCCTCGCGGGCCGCTACCGGCACGCGGTCCTGTCCAACTCCGCGCACGTCGTGCAGGACCACAAGCTGCGCGCCCTCGGCGTGCGCGACCGCTTCGAGGCCCTGCTCTGCGCCGCCGACCTGGGCGTCTCCAAGCCCGCGGCGGAGGCGTTCCACGCCGTGTGCGAGGCCCTCGACCTCGCGCCCGCGGAGATCGCCTACGTCGGCGACCAGCCGGAGATCGACGCCCGCGGCGCCCGCGACGCGGGCCTGCTCGGCATCTGGGTCGACCGCAACGGCTCGGCCCGGGAAGGCCCGTCGGGCGTCCACCGCATCGGCGGCCTCGCCGAGCTGCCCGCGCTGTTGCTGGCCGATACCCGTTTTGGAGCGCCGTCCACCTTCGGGTAA
- a CDS encoding fumarylacetoacetate hydrolase family protein: MRIARFSIDGNVAFGAVEGEAPPGSTEGLVLDIIKGIPFADFELSGTKVPLNKVRLLPPVLPNKIVGIGRNYADHAKELGNEIPDAPVAFFKPSTSVCGPGDPVEYPSFSQEVHHEAELAVVIGRMCREVPRERVADVILGYTCANDVTARDVQRRENQWSRAKGFDTSCPLGPWVETDIDLARAADLTVQCTVNGEQRQLGRTADMIRPIEDLIVHITEAMTLLPGDVVLTGTPAGVGPLNVGDEVAVTIEGIGTLTNKVIKRG; encoded by the coding sequence TTGCGCATCGCCAGGTTCTCCATCGACGGCAATGTCGCCTTCGGCGCGGTCGAGGGCGAAGCTCCCCCCGGAAGCACCGAGGGGCTCGTCCTCGACATCATCAAGGGCATCCCGTTCGCCGACTTCGAGCTCTCCGGCACAAAGGTCCCGCTGAACAAGGTCCGCCTGCTCCCACCGGTCCTTCCCAACAAGATCGTGGGCATCGGCCGCAACTACGCGGACCACGCCAAGGAACTCGGCAACGAGATCCCCGACGCCCCGGTCGCCTTCTTCAAGCCGTCCACCTCCGTGTGCGGCCCCGGCGACCCCGTCGAGTACCCCTCGTTCTCCCAGGAAGTGCACCACGAGGCCGAGCTGGCCGTGGTCATCGGCCGGATGTGCCGTGAGGTGCCGCGCGAGCGCGTCGCCGACGTCATCCTCGGCTACACCTGCGCCAACGACGTCACCGCGCGGGACGTGCAGCGGCGCGAGAACCAGTGGTCGCGCGCCAAGGGCTTCGACACCTCCTGCCCGCTCGGCCCCTGGGTGGAGACCGACATCGACCTGGCCCGCGCCGCCGACCTGACCGTGCAGTGCACGGTCAACGGCGAGCAGCGCCAGCTGGGTCGCACCGCGGACATGATCCGTCCCATCGAGGACCTCATCGTCCACATCACCGAGGCCATGACGCTGCTCCCCGGCGACGTCGTCCTCACGGGCACCCCGGCAGGGGTCGGCCCCCTCAACGTCGGCGACGAGGTCGCCGTCACCATCGAAGGCATCGGCACTCTCACCAACAAGGTGATCAAGCGTGGCTAA
- a CDS encoding DUF742 domain-containing protein: MNPPTASHDPYGAAHAGYGDEGDQPLVRPYAMTGGRTRPRYQLAIEALVSTTADPAQLMGLLPEHQRICHLCREVKSVAEVSALLSMPLGVARILVADLAEAGLVAIHQPGGDENAGGQPDVTLLERVLSGLRKL, translated from the coding sequence ATGAACCCGCCCACCGCCTCTCACGACCCGTACGGCGCCGCCCATGCCGGGTACGGAGATGAGGGCGACCAGCCGCTGGTGCGTCCGTACGCGATGACCGGCGGCCGGACCCGGCCCCGCTACCAGCTCGCGATAGAGGCGCTGGTGAGCACCACGGCCGACCCGGCCCAGCTGATGGGGCTGCTTCCCGAGCACCAGCGGATCTGCCACCTGTGCCGTGAGGTCAAGTCGGTGGCCGAGGTCTCCGCGCTGCTCTCGATGCCGCTCGGTGTGGCCCGCATCCTCGTCGCCGACCTGGCCGAGGCCGGGCTCGTCGCCATCCACCAGCCCGGCGGCGACGAGAACGCCGGCGGCCAGCCCGACGTGACACTGCTCGAAAGGGTGCTCAGTGGACTTCGCAAGCTCTAA
- a CDS encoding sensor histidine kinase, with translation MQGRFKRDGKGSPQAGRGRGDASAEPERGGSDRGSSAQHAQNPGQVQSGDGGAGASGPAAGTALSKGSKTPPGPGPRIALRNWRISTRLVSLLALPVIAATSLGALRINSSLDEIEQLDNMKLLTDMTKQATDLAAALQEERDQSAGPLAHGANDSDFAVKGTRVKTDRAYRTFLRGTQQLEDGDNDKGLLGVRQSTIQITRQLQKINEVRRNAYADDKSFSQTVDAYSQLIEQLLKLSQDMAQATSNPDMIQRTRALSAFSSAKEYASVQRAIIAAALPANNREFGKLSETDRRYAFSALDKEGSELQSFNRIYTGDREKLLKPISEGNPSIQAANSYAKRVLEQEGGIKLRGKRSYKDWVDADSTKISEMAKIELTLLDEMEQKARSLRNESEQQAILNGALILLVLGVSLVGAFVVARSMIRSLRRLQDTATKVAQDRLPELVKQLSESDPQDVDTSVESVGVHSRDEIGQVAAAFDDVHREAVRLAAEQALLRGNVNAMFTNLSRRSQGLIQRQLSLISELESREADPDQLSSLFKLDHLATRMRRNGENLLVLAGEEPGRRWTRPVPLVDVLRAAASEVEQYERIELSAVPSTEVAGRVVNDLVHLLAELLENATSFSSPQTKVKVTGHALPDGRVLIEIHDTGIGLSPEDLAAINERLASPPTVDVSVSRRMGLFVVGRLSQRHGIRIQLRPSDSGGTTALVMLPVDVAQGGKKVPSKAGAPAPTGGPAAAQASAGAAAARRGGGVAAGLSGAARARGGQVGPGAGAQRGQVASGPGPRAALPARGGTNQGGPSTGSPVAPGGLAGAGASGPGASGPAGLAGPSAPNGPLGGQRPQAPQLPQSPQPPQGGRTGFSQGSRPGAAQPPVPQQRTNDAGPGAGGEQGRRPQLPPRPGADQRGNAPRAELPGGNPQPRTPSWSDENAQPQVSREPFDAPRGHEEPESTGQFAVPAGLDDRQGPGSTAQFDRPDFDGPPPGMSGQNGTAQAPGGQGTGEFMRSDVFGGPAQGSPQGGQGGQAPHSTGEFSVPRPPAPRRGQGPGEGRRGDRQGAPRQPQGQQPSAPQRPQAQLPQAPQPQAPQQSEPEALPPASGPLDGRTPLYDTLETNWFSQQAQEQAEQERQAQEERQAQAQQAQAQQQAEQNRQSEQRHPGLPQRPQPRRFQQPQAPQHGNGSEPGPRPEPVRRPDAGGAQQPLPRREQQLPQRPAPDQGRAGGLGTPPLPQRPGGSPAPAASNGNTNSTTGTTSNTAWRTSPNDELGRQAERVRQPSAGGVTTSGLPRRVPRANLVAGTAQQAQESAGPQVSRAPDDVRGRLTNLRRGIQQGRQAGSGQTGSFPTHQQER, from the coding sequence GTGCAGGGACGTTTCAAGAGGGATGGCAAGGGGTCTCCCCAGGCCGGTCGCGGCCGAGGGGATGCCTCGGCGGAGCCGGAGCGCGGCGGGAGTGACCGCGGCTCCTCGGCCCAGCACGCCCAGAACCCGGGACAGGTGCAGTCCGGTGACGGCGGTGCGGGCGCTTCCGGCCCGGCCGCGGGCACAGCGCTGTCCAAGGGGTCCAAGACGCCTCCGGGTCCCGGCCCGCGAATAGCCCTGCGCAACTGGCGCATCTCCACACGTCTGGTGTCGCTGCTCGCGCTCCCCGTCATCGCCGCGACCTCTCTTGGCGCGCTGCGCATCAACTCGTCCCTCGACGAGATCGAGCAGCTCGACAACATGAAGCTGCTCACGGACATGACCAAGCAGGCCACCGACCTGGCCGCGGCGCTCCAGGAGGAGCGCGACCAGTCGGCGGGCCCCCTCGCGCACGGCGCGAACGACTCGGACTTCGCCGTCAAGGGCACCCGGGTGAAGACTGACCGCGCCTACCGCACCTTCCTGCGCGGCACCCAGCAGCTGGAGGACGGCGACAACGACAAGGGTCTGCTCGGCGTCCGCCAGAGCACCATCCAGATCACCCGGCAGCTGCAGAAGATCAACGAAGTGCGCCGCAACGCGTACGCCGACGACAAGTCCTTCTCGCAGACGGTCGACGCCTACAGCCAGCTCATCGAGCAGCTCCTCAAGCTCTCCCAGGACATGGCGCAGGCGACCAGCAACCCGGACATGATCCAGCGCACCCGCGCGCTGTCCGCGTTCTCCTCCGCCAAGGAGTACGCCTCCGTGCAGCGCGCGATCATCGCGGCCGCGCTGCCCGCGAACAACCGCGAGTTCGGCAAGCTCTCCGAGACCGACCGCCGCTACGCCTTCTCCGCCCTGGACAAGGAGGGCTCGGAGCTCCAGTCCTTCAACCGGATCTACACCGGTGACCGCGAGAAGCTCCTCAAGCCCATCAGCGAGGGCAACCCCTCCATCCAGGCCGCCAACTCCTACGCCAAGCGCGTCCTTGAGCAGGAGGGCGGCATCAAGCTCCGCGGCAAGCGCTCCTACAAGGACTGGGTGGACGCCGACTCCACCAAGATCTCGGAGATGGCCAAGATCGAGCTGACGCTGCTCGACGAGATGGAGCAGAAGGCCCGTTCGCTCAGGAACGAGTCCGAGCAGCAGGCGATCCTCAACGGTGCGCTCATCCTGCTCGTGCTCGGCGTCTCGCTCGTCGGCGCCTTCGTCGTGGCCCGGTCCATGATCCGCTCGCTGCGGCGACTCCAGGACACGGCCACCAAGGTCGCCCAGGACCGCCTGCCCGAGCTGGTCAAGCAGCTCTCCGAGTCCGACCCGCAGGACGTCGACACGTCCGTGGAGTCGGTCGGTGTGCACTCCCGGGACGAGATCGGCCAGGTGGCCGCGGCCTTCGACGACGTGCACCGCGAGGCCGTCCGCCTCGCCGCCGAGCAGGCCCTTCTGCGGGGCAACGTCAACGCGATGTTCACCAACCTCTCGCGCCGCTCCCAGGGCCTCATCCAGCGCCAGCTCTCGCTCATCTCCGAGCTGGAGTCCCGCGAGGCCGACCCGGACCAGCTGTCCTCGCTGTTCAAGCTCGACCACCTCGCGACCCGCATGCGCCGTAACGGTGAGAACCTCCTCGTTCTCGCCGGTGAAGAGCCCGGCCGCCGCTGGACCCGCCCCGTGCCCCTCGTCGACGTGCTGCGTGCCGCCGCGTCCGAGGTGGAGCAGTACGAGCGCATCGAGCTGTCCGCCGTGCCCTCGACCGAGGTCGCGGGACGCGTCGTCAACGACCTCGTGCACCTGCTCGCCGAGCTCCTCGAGAACGCGACGTCGTTCTCCTCGCCGCAGACCAAGGTCAAGGTGACCGGTCACGCGCTGCCCGACGGCCGCGTGCTCATCGAGATCCACGACACCGGCATCGGCCTCTCCCCCGAGGACCTCGCCGCGATCAACGAGCGGCTCGCGTCGCCGCCCACCGTGGACGTCTCCGTCTCCCGCCGCATGGGTCTGTTCGTGGTCGGCCGCCTCTCGCAGCGCCACGGCATCCGCATCCAGCTGCGCCCCTCCGACTCCGGCGGTACGACCGCCCTCGTCATGCTGCCCGTCGATGTCGCCCAGGGCGGCAAGAAGGTCCCGAGCAAGGCGGGCGCGCCCGCCCCGACCGGCGGCCCGGCCGCGGCCCAGGCCTCGGCGGGTGCCGCCGCGGCCCGGCGTGGCGGTGGCGTGGCGGCCGGTCTCAGCGGTGCCGCACGTGCCCGTGGCGGCCAGGTCGGCCCCGGTGCCGGTGCGCAGCGCGGCCAGGTGGCCTCCGGTCCGGGACCGCGTGCGGCGCTGCCCGCGCGCGGCGGCACCAACCAGGGTGGTCCTTCCACCGGGTCGCCGGTGGCGCCCGGCGGTCTCGCGGGGGCCGGTGCGTCCGGGCCCGGCGCGAGCGGTCCCGCGGGGCTCGCAGGGCCCTCGGCGCCGAACGGCCCCCTGGGCGGTCAGCGTCCGCAGGCGCCGCAGCTGCCGCAGAGCCCCCAGCCCCCGCAGGGCGGCCGGACGGGCTTCTCCCAGGGCAGTCGCCCCGGCGCGGCCCAGCCTCCGGTGCCCCAGCAGCGCACGAACGACGCGGGCCCGGGTGCCGGTGGCGAGCAGGGCCGTCGGCCGCAGCTGCCGCCGCGGCCGGGCGCGGATCAGCGCGGCAACGCCCCCCGTGCCGAGCTGCCCGGCGGCAACCCCCAGCCCCGTACGCCCAGTTGGAGCGACGAGAACGCGCAGCCGCAGGTCTCCCGCGAGCCGTTCGACGCTCCCCGCGGCCACGAGGAGCCCGAGTCCACCGGTCAGTTCGCGGTCCCCGCGGGCCTCGACGACCGCCAGGGCCCCGGCTCCACCGCGCAGTTCGACCGCCCCGACTTCGACGGCCCGCCCCCGGGCATGTCCGGCCAGAACGGCACCGCCCAGGCCCCGGGCGGGCAGGGCACCGGCGAGTTCATGCGCTCCGACGTCTTCGGCGGCCCCGCCCAGGGCTCCCCGCAGGGCGGCCAGGGCGGCCAAGCCCCGCACAGCACCGGTGAGTTCTCCGTGCCGCGTCCGCCCGCGCCGCGCCGCGGCCAGGGTCCGGGCGAGGGCCGGCGCGGCGACCGCCAGGGCGCCCCGCGGCAGCCCCAGGGCCAGCAGCCGTCCGCCCCGCAGCGCCCGCAGGCCCAGCTGCCGCAGGCCCCGCAGCCACAGGCGCCGCAGCAGTCCGAGCCGGAGGCCCTGCCGCCCGCGTCCGGACCGCTGGACGGGCGAACCCCGCTGTACGACACGCTGGAGACCAACTGGTTCTCCCAGCAGGCCCAGGAGCAGGCCGAGCAGGAGCGCCAGGCGCAGGAAGAGCGGCAGGCGCAGGCTCAGCAGGCGCAGGCACAGCAGCAGGCCGAGCAGAACCGGCAGTCCGAGCAGCGCCACCCGGGGCTGCCGCAGCGCCCGCAGCCGCGCCGATTCCAGCAGCCGCAGGCCCCGCAGCACGGCAACGGCTCCGAGCCCGGTCCCCGTCCGGAGCCGGTCCGCCGTCCCGACGCGGGCGGCGCCCAGCAGCCGCTGCCGCGGCGTGAGCAGCAGCTGCCGCAGCGCCCGGCGCCCGACCAGGGCCGCGCGGGTGGCCTCGGCACTCCCCCGCTGCCCCAGCGTCCCGGCGGCTCCCCGGCTCCGGCCGCGAGCAACGGCAACACGAACAGCACCACCGGCACCACCAGCAACACCGCTTGGCGTACATCGCCGAACGACGAGCTCGGCCGCCAGGCCGAGCGCGTCCGGCAGCCCTCCGCGGGCGGCGTCACCACGTCCGGGCTGCCGCGCCGGGTGCCACGGGCGAACCTCGTGGCGGGTACCGCGCAGCAGGCTCAGGAGAGCGCGGGTCCGCAGGTCTCCCGCGCGCCCGACGACGTGCGCGGCCGGCTGACCAATCTCCGCCGGGGCATCCAGCAGGGTCGTCAGGCCGGTTCCGGCCAGACCGGCAGTTTCCCCACTCACCAGCAGGAGCGTTAG